Proteins from one Malaya genurostris strain Urasoe2022 chromosome 2, Malgen_1.1, whole genome shotgun sequence genomic window:
- the LOC131432456 gene encoding serine protease easter-like — translation MSNNITALVVVLVFIITGVFGDSLDTGLSYNATCLNPSRASGRCIFVRECTSVLSILRKETLTNDDVAFLYESECGKAGDKSLVCCPFGSIDNHYGAAFPESAAQSTFGSANRVDAGSNESDSGEKLSQRKLLPAPGECGIQPRYELFGENVTKLDEHPWTALIHFGIQPYETSFECGGILISSRYVLTAGHCVADSTKWSNLTVRLGEWDTESTVDCIGIEDFNEFYCADPAIDVPVQNVFIHENYTRQHRPQLNDIALLRLVEPINTTTWIQPVCLPQQPVPDKDAQDDYTLAGWGNNGCGFNSRYKIRSRLVGLNQDHCKHHLPKGFRRTNDYFCTVPVNEGEKCHADSGGAVTGTKRVPKIGVVHEVEGLLNYMKECQSSRPVGIFTNVRQYLDWIVSKIEE, via the exons ATGAGCAACAACATAACGGCACTAGTTGTAGTGCTGGTATTCATCATTACAGGAGTTTTCGGTGATTCGCTCGATACTGGAT TGTCTTACAACGCTACTTGCCTTAACCCCAGTAGAGCCTCCGGCCGGTGCATTTTTGTTAGAGAATGTACATCCGTTCTATCAATTCTACGAAAGGAAACCCTCACGAATGATGACGTTGCATTTCTCTACGAAAGCGAATGTGGAAAAGCGGGTGACAAAAGTTTGGTCTGCTGTCCGTTTGGTTCCATTGATAATCATTACGGAGCGGCATTTCCCGAAAGCGCAGCACAGTCAACTTTTGGATCCGCAAATCGAGTGGACGCTGGATCCAACGAAAGTGACAGTGGGGAAAAGCTCAGCCAGCGGAAATTGCTACCTGCTCCCGGAGAGTGTGGCATACAACCGAGATACGAACTGTTCGGCGAAAATGTGACCAAATTGGATGAACATCCGTGGACGGCGTTGATTCACTTTGGAATTCAGC CGTACGAAACATCATTTGAATGTGGTGGAATTCTTATCAGCTCCCGATATGTTCTGACAGCTGGCCACTGTGTGGCTGATAGTACCAAATGGTCCAA CCTCACTGTTCGTCTCGGTGAATGGGATACCGAATCTACCGTAGATTGTATTGGGATCGAAgacttcaacgaattttattgTGCTGATCCGGCGATTGATGTTCCGGTGCAGAACGTATTCATCCACGAAAATTACACTCGCCAACATCGGCCTCAGCTAAACGACATTGCCCTTTTGCGGTTGGTGGAACCGATTAATACAACCACATGGATTCAACCGGTGTGCCTTCCACAGCAACCGGTACCAGATAAAGATGCCCAGGATGACTACACACTTGCCGGTTGGGGTAACAACGGCTGTG GTTTCAACAGTCGATACAAAATTCGGTCTCGGCTAGTTGGATTGAATCAGGATCACTGTAAGCACCATTTACCCAAGGGATTTAGGCGAACAAACGATTATTTCTGTACGGTTCCCGTCAACGAGGGAGAAAAATGCCATGCTGATTCCGGTGGAGCTGTGACCGGTACGAAACGAGTTCCGAAGATTGGTGTGGTACATGAGGTGGAAGGATTGCTAAACTACATGAAAGAGTGCCAGTCTAGTCGCCCGGTGGGAATATTTACCAATGTCCGACAGTACCTCGACTGGATTGTTAGTAAAATAGAAGAATAA